The sequence GAACACCAGCACCCAGGTACCCCAGCACTCAGTTTATTTTGCTGCTATAGAGAAGAGGCCACTGTCATGTTCTTGATGGGCTCAGCAGTGTCACATCTCCTTAACACAAAAACACCAGAGCTCAGAAACCCTTACCACTGGGTAAGCAGAAATGGATGTTTCTGGTTAtcttctggagagggtgcaggtAAAGAAGAATTAAAGGTGTAACATGAGTGTGCCAGAAGAGGAGTAGCATTATTCAAAGCTATTTTGTGGTGACATTCCTCGAAAGGCAGAAATGTACATTCTTAGAAAACAACTGGTATTTATTGACTTACAAGAACACCAGCAGTGCAGACATGAGTGCAGTGCTGGACAACACAGCCAGCCACACAAATATGCATGTTATCATTAAAGggattatataaaaaaattaggaCAAGGGACAAGCAGGACTGTAATGCAGCTTAAAACCCATAGCACCATTTTCTTTCAAGAGGATACaataagaaatataaataacatCCACATTTCTGGTCACAAAATTTGTACATCTTGAGGTAGACAAAGGTTTGACTTCCCTTAAAGcacagcaatgttttttttttcaagtgacaTATTATATAGTGTCCCAAATTGTCCTTCCAGTCTTACACAAGGTGTCTGAGGGTGCACAAGTCGGATTTGCTAATCTGTTCATTTGTCACCCCTGGAAATGGCACCATTTCTTGACCCAATAAAGTGCCCCTGACCCCAGCACTGCACTgcccaccccatccctgctctggggaTCCCTGGTGGGGATCAGAGCTTTATCCACTTCAGAAAAACTTTTCTGGTGGATTGTTCTTTCTGCCTTGCAATAAGCACGCTGGAGCTACTGAGACCAAACCCAGCACCACAACACACCAGTAGAACCAATGAGATCTGGGCCAGGATGTACACAGAGAGACATGGAGTAAGCTGTGCCCTGATGGACAACCCCAGCAGCCAGGAATGTTCTCAGGTTTCTTGTATTCTACGTACAGAGGAAAGGATTCATCCTGAGTCAAAAAAAAACTGTCCAGGAGAGTGTGTGCAGCTCTGATTTTTACCATCAACAGTCACAGTGAGGTACGTGTGATCTTGAGAAAGAATTTTGTTATAGCCAGGGCATAATCTTTCACCTTTGCTGCTGAAGGGATTTCCATGTAAAGACTTAAGTGCATTCCCCCTGTCTCCAGCCTGTCATTCCAGTAACTTCTTGCACATATAACCAGGGGCAGCACACCCCCTGGGTCTGTAGCCCACTACAGGGTATGCAGCTTAATCAAAACCTCACACTCAGATCAAGTGGAGGCCCAGGTCTTCACGTCCCAAATAtccaggaggtggtgggagaGCTTTGTTTGAGATGATACTTGGCCTTGATtcttgaataaaataaaattcaagccTATGTACAATGCTAAACAGCTAAAAAACACAACTTCAGCCAAATATCAAACCTCCATATTCCAGTGACCCAATCTCCCCCCAGGGATACCAGGGAATGAACCATCTCTTCCTCAGATTTTCCCCATATTCACAACTTCTCAAGCAGCTCTGAGAAATGCAGGGCAAGGATCTGCAGGGGCAAAAGTCCCCTTTGGTATATGAGAAAAACAGTACTTAATTTTGTCCTGAGATATCTTTTTGTCCAGTTCTTATTCAACAGTTCCTCTGTGGTGCTACCTTCcaatttacttttttgtttgtttgttttgttattctttGACTTTAATGAAGTTCTTGTGAGATCCCCATGGGACTGCCCCGACCCAGCACTCCATAGGAAGGGCAGCTccacccagcagtgctgtgcagaCATGGTGTGGCAGATGCTGCCAGGTTCAATAGACCACAGCTCCAGCAGTAACACAGATCCCTGCTAAAGACTTCCATTCCTAAAAGTAATCCCTGCATTTTTAGTGACTCCAGTGTCAAACGAGTTGGTGACACTACCTCAGGAGCATCCCTGTCCATACAACACGGGCAACACACACAGAGTACAAGATATTTTTCAAGTGTTGCAAATCAGTAtctaattttgctttaaatgtgTCATCTTTGTCTGAAACAGTGTCAAAAGACCAGTTCAGTCCAAAATACCCACACTGAAAGGGCTTCATTCCATTCCCTAAACAAAGGTGTCCAGTCCTCTAACCACAAATCTAGCCCACAGACATCAGTGTTTCAGCTGCAAAGGACACAAATAACCAAGGTTGTAAGTTCACCTAGCCTGACCATATCCTTCTCTGTTGGAATAATCATTTTACCACCTTTCTGGTCTTGTTTTTGAGTAAGTTTTGCAAAGCACATCAAGAGACTCTGAAATGCATTCACCACCCTCTCAAAACATTGTAACATTTGGAGCCAGAGAATAATGGTATCAAAATAATACTTTTTGCCACATGGAATCCAGGTTTGCCTCAGGGATGGGAGATCTATCCTACTGGTTTTAAGTGCTCTTGACATATTCTCAGCTGTGTGTGAGGTGGATGGTAGATCCCTTTCCACAGGTCTGAGCTGGGTTTGGAGAGCAGGAGAACATCAGagctccctggacagcctgaGAGTTCCCACTGCCAAGGTCAAACACAGAGGTGTTCTTGAAGGATCACTTGGAGCTCAATGGGCACAAAGCTCTTAAGAGAAGACTTTACACTCCAGGTGACATGAACAATCTTCTGgtttaaaaaatgagagagcAGATTCCTAACCCTTCGCAGGGGTCCACCTGTAAGCAGGTGACACTGACCCAGCCAACATGAGCAGATGATTagagaagtgtttttttctttttcaaacaacTTCATGGCAAATCTGGAGGCAAAATTTTCTAAGCCATTGAAAACTATTTCCTGCCTGCAGTGAGCTCAGGATGTCCCTCTTGCCTGAGCTACACAATGCATGAATCCCAACCTGCACTGCAACCCATTAGTTCACTCCATCAACATTAGcccaaagagaaaatataatgaaatgaGGCCATCAAAAACACTTTCCACCACCTAAGAGCATCCTATCTGTTCTCAAATTATGACATCTGGGTGTGAAGAATGGATGGTGCACACCCAGAAGTTACTGGCCAGGAGGAGTTACTGAGGAGAGCAAGAGGACAAAGCACTGTGTCTGTCTCTGCTTCCCAAAGCTGTGCTGCCCCTTCCTCCCACCAAGACCCAGGCCCTGATTCAGTGAGAATTCTCCATGAGATGCCATAGGATCCCAAAATAACCCTCCTGTGATGTGTTCTCCTGTGATGTGTGCCAAACAATCCAGGTGGTAGGAGCCTTGGGATCAGTAGTGTAGAACAGAGCTGGTTCCTATGTGACTTCACCTATGATGCCTGTTCCTAACAATTTTAACTCATTGGGATGTATTTTCCTTGAGACTCGTGGGAAGATTTTAACTCCCAAAAGATTAAAAGCAACACATATATAATGGTCTGCTCAATACTAATGTCTTGGGTATttaggaggtaaaaaaaaaaaataaggccaATTATCCTAATTTGCAGTATTATGTCTGTCAGAAGGACTTTAATTCAGTTCAAGTCAATTTGAGccagaaaaaggacaaaaaggagTAAGCCTGTCAAAAGACCTGTAGGGAAGGTGTTGGTGGCCTCCAAACGTCCAGCTAGTGGCTGTATCTGCTCTGAGACACTTCTGTCCTATCatttttatgaaattaaaaataggaaagagaGTGTGACTGCACCCTCATCACTGAAAAGTAATTATTCAAAGcatatgtaaatatgtaaatgaagagctgagctgcctgaCTTCAGCACATGGAAGCTCACAAGCTGGAGCACTCGGGTCTGATCTCACTGCTCATGAGGAGAGCTCAGTCACACTGAGAACTTGTCCAGAGTGGCCTCAGCCCATCTGAACAGCCCAAACTCAAACCTTTACCCATTGCATCACTGATGAATTCCAGGatttaaatgttcttttcagCACCAGCCCATCTGCACACCAGTATCCTGAGTGAGCAAACACAATGGCTTTGTTATCTCTGGGACTCTCCAGAGCTGCTCAAGGTAAAAGGCTCCAACCAGCACTGCAAGGAAGGAGCAGATGGagccctggagcagggagatgctCAGCTCCTGGACAGGTTGTGCCTGAgccctctgtgtgtgtctggtgCTCAGGTCAGGGGCAGTCACTGCCAGTCCCAAGTCTGCTCTCTAAGACACaaccagcaaaacaaaccaggTGGTTTCTGTTGTGTTGAACCTAACCAGAAAAACAGGACTCCAAGTCAGGGGACAGCTTGGGAGTGGGCTCTGCTCATTCCCCTGAGTCACCTCCTCTCATGCAAGACCCCAGCATTGTCTGGAAGTTCTCAGTGCAGAGATTGTCACTTACAAATCACAAATGTTCAAGATGCCCCAGGTCCTGCAGTCCCCGGTTCCCTCCCAGAAATTCTGCCATTAAGCAGAGGCAGGACTGTGGGGTGGGATGCAGTTCGGGGACCAGGGCACAGAGTGACAGATGTGACACCAAAAGGCAACTGACAGTTTGatagaggagaggaagagagatgcATGATTGGCACCATCACCAACACCATAAAACAACCCTCTACAAGGCCACTTGCTGCAGAGGGGCAACTTCACAGCCCTCAGCTGACAGAGGCAACTCCAGTTCTCCTGTGTACAGCAAGGTTAAAAAGTGGTTAAAATGCACGTGAAGCCTCATGTCCAAACATCAGCCTGGGAGGTGATGGGCACCAGCTCCGTTTGGTTGTGAAGAGGTATTTCTGAGGCACAATTCTTGTAGCAAGATGAGACTCCTCAGCAGTGACTCTCAGAGCTTAGAGCAGGAAGGATTCATCCAGAGAATAGCACTGAAAATCCCTTGCTGCCAGAGTCCCTCTGCAGTGCAGGAAACAGCTGTCCTCTCACATCAGGGTCCATCCCGGTCTCTTAAGCCCCCAGTGTCACCACCCCAACACATTTACATGAGTGCAGGCAAGGGACGAAGGAGGGGAATATTCCTGCAGACAAGAGTCCAAGTTTTAGCACAACAGAGATAGTTTTGACTGCTTCAGTGTTTCTGCTGTCCCCGTGTTACCTCCAACCTCCTGACACCCGACCAAACCTCTGCCACTCACCCCTCCCACCGGGGCTCTCCCCAGGTGCCAGGGTCTCAACACTGAGCTAATGGGAGCACTGGACATTTTTGGTGTTTGCCTTTTGCCCTCACTCCAGAGCAGAGAGTCACATCTCCCCCCCCACAGCTTGGGGACTGGTCTGGACCCTGCAGCACTGGTTACTGCTTGCAGCTGTAGACCACCTCTTCCTGCATGCACTGCTGGCACTCCACGTAGCAGCACCACTGCACCTGGCAGTGGCAGGAGAAGGTCACCATCCTGCTCTGGGTGTTGTAGCCCCGGCCACAGCACATGCTGTCACAGTTGCCCTCCCTCGAGCAGATCCTGCCGGCAGTTCCCAGGGAATATTTGCTGGGACGACAGAAACTGGGGGAGTCTTCCACGTAGACCAGGTCGGTGGAGCGAGGGACAGGGGGGTGCCGGGGGGAATGGCTGTGGCTCTGCGGGGCAGAGAGCTCCGAGTGCCCCACGGCATcgttgctgctgctgaaaacctTGACAGCATCATCGTAACGCAGCTTCAGCACCCGCCCGATCTCATGGAAAGGGGAAAGCTGCTTCCAGCACGTCCGGACAGCACAGGAGCCAGAGACACCGTGGCACTTGCAGGTGGTTTTGAGACCGTTTTTCACAgcctggagaggaagagaaagtgGTAATCAGCACCTGATGGGACCATGAGGCTGATTCTGGGTGGAGGGAACAGCCTCAGATTGTGGGCAGCCTGGAAACTTGTGTGTGTGAAACTTGTGTGTGAAacttgtgtttcagttttgttggtatttttgctgttttatagagtaaaagtgaggaaaacggaaaaaaaaaaaaatacaaaaaaacccacacaaaaccaaaaaataaaaaaccaagaaatacaaaaccacaaaaatacataaataaataaaaacaaaagacaaaaaaacccaatcaaaaacaaaacaaaaaacccagaaaaaacaaagaaaaaacaaaaaaaaacccaatcaaaaccaaagcaaataacaaaaccaagaaacctttaaacaaaaacaaaaaaacaaacaaaaaaacccaccatggGAATGGCTACAGAGCTGACTGGTGAACCAGAGCATAGAAAGCCTGAATGAGGACAATTGGCTGAATACTGAATAAATTCTTGCTAAGCCTTCTTGGGATAGCAGGAGAAGCCATGACACTGAGCATCTCCAGCACAGTGGATTTCCCTTGGAATACTCAAGGCAGCCATCTCATCCAACAATAACTGGACGCCATAAATGCAAAACCATTAATTGTCAGTACCCTGTGTCATATAGGTCAAGATGTTTGACCTAAAGATCTCCTTGACCCAAACCTGGCATGATTTGTTCCACAGCAAATTACCAGCAAACTCATGACTTTTCTCAAGAGCATGAACCCTCAACCTGCTCCCTGTGTCCAACCAGCTCTGAAGCTCTTGCTGTTCTCTAAATTCCCTGGGGTTGTGGCCTAACCCAAGAAATCATTCTGTGAGGTTTCACCACTGATACCATGCTAAATCCTGCAGCAACTCAGCCTCTGATACCACTGCAGGACAGGACACTGCTCAGCCAAATATGCAGCTCCTGACACCAGAATCCATGTGACTTTCTCAGTGCCAAAATGCCCACAACACACAGGGAAATGGTGAATCCCCCTCTCCCAAGCGCCCTTGGCTGAAGATGGGTTAGAAGAATGGGGTCcatttctgggcccctcagctcaggaaggagatagaggtgctggagcagagcaaggaggctgtgaagggatccagcacaaatcctgtgaggaagaggaggctcaggggagaccccatcactctctacaacttcctgaagggaggttggagccaggggggggttggtcaCTTTTTTCAGGAAGatatcagtaagacaagagggcatgggattaagaattttttcctaatatgcaacctaaacctccccttcAGCAggttcagctctgccaggggaggtttaggttctccagagagggtgatcaggcattggaatgggctgcccagggagggggtggattctccatccctggaggtttttaagaagagactgaatgtggcactgagtgccatgggctgggaaccacagggggagtggatcaagggttggaatTCATgctctcagaggtcctttcccaCTCggatcattctgtgattctgtgattctaagacTCACACTGAATCCTCCCTTCCCTcgagccctgcagctcctcaccttGATGCCAACGTTGGTGTTGTGGATGTCCACCTTGGCCCGCAGGTCCTTGCCAATCCTCTTCTGCCCCAGGAATTTCTTGAGGAACTTGGTGCTGTACTTGAGGTTGTCTCCACAGACTCCCCACTGCCAGGCCTGTCGGTTTTCCAGGTCTGGGGAATCATCACAGGTGCAGCGCTCCATGCGCCCTGCGCTGCAGGCTCTGGCCAGGGAGTGGGTGAGGGCTGCAGAGGACACAGCATAGAGGAAGGCAGTTTCCTTAAACCCTGCAGGGGAGAAGGATGAGGAGAGGGTAGGAGCAAGGAAAGCCCAACAAGTTTTTCATCCACCTCACTGGACAAAGCACAAAGAGGCAAAACTCTTCAGTTACCTGCACATCATTCCTGGCAGAGAATCTAAGTATCAGCAGTGGTGTAGTGACATCCCAGCCTCACTTCTGACTGACCCAGTATGGAGACCATACCACTCATGAACCAAAGGAAACAGACAAAGAGTCCAGGGAGAACATTCAGCTGCAAAAAGTGAGCATGAAAACTCCATTTGTCCTCATCCGCAGCACCGAGTCAGGAAATGTTTAGTAGGTactgaaaaactattttaaaaatccaacccattattttaaaatgcttttaactgGGCTGTGAGGGCACAGTGGAGGAATGTTTCATATGGAAAGGTCACACACAGTTTGACTGGGAAAGGCTTGGCCTTGAAGGACATTCTGGGGGAGAAGGACAGACACAAGGGGACTTTCTGGCTTCTCTGCTCCCATGGACAGTGCTGATGGGACTCTTCAGCTATTCTCCTTCCCAGCTTCATCCCAAGCAGGATTCCCAGCTTGGCTATGTTTTTTGCCCTGAAGTATGTGACCATGGCACACCTTGGGGTTTTAACCAAGGAAAGGCAGCAGGGCCTGAATAGAAATTCAGTCTGAAGACATGGGATCAGGCTGGAACAGGAATGTTGTGATGGCACCCATGACCTCCACAGAATTTCCAGAAAATAGTGATTGACACAAACCTGACCTAAACCACAAAATACTTTCTTTACTTTGTTGTTAATAAAATTCCCCTATTTAGAccagtagggaaaaaaaaaaaaaaaaaaaaaaaaaaaaaaaaaaaaggaacagaaagagaGACAGAACCACAGAGAGCTGATCTAGTCTTGCAATTAGCCCTACTTTGAgcagaggttggaagggacctctagaatTCATCCAATCCAACCCCAAATCTTTCAGTTTGTTCCCTCAAAGAATTCCCATTCAGTTATAATAATAGATCAGACTACTGATTTATAATCAGACATCTGGGTAAGATCACCACAGATCTGagcagagaacaggaaaaagagtTCTGATAGCTATCAGTGAGAAATCAAACAATCATGAACATGATGGATCTGCTGTGCTAGCAAACATCAAGACAGATTTCGTAGAAGCTTGTTGGAATTCCAGAATTGTAGATAAAAGATCCATcaacagcaacaagaaaatacagaggAGATCAAGAACATCACTCACAAACTGCTTCCTACCTCATGGTTTTATCTGCTGTATCACTTGGACATAATTTGAAACTAACCTCTGTGGTGGATGATGCTTTATAACATCTTTGAGGGTTCTGGAAGAATAATTACAAAGTGTCACCAAATCTATCAAAAGTTTTGGAAAGGCTGATAAGGGATCCAGCAGTTCAGATTATGAGTAACAGTGTGATGctcacacatttttaaacagtgGGTACCCAAAAGAAGGAGCTAAGAGAGAGTAAGGTACACTTGAGACtctgaaaaattattccagaagCTGATCTCCAAATGGTCACCCAACACTCCAGCAGGATATTGTCCCAATATCCTCTCTCACATACAGATACCAGAAGAGAGGGAGCATTTCAGAAACACTTTCCCATGCCATTTAGAGGCAGCAGTACCAGTCAGCTTCACATACCCTGCTAAATCTGACTTTGTGGAACACCACACTGCTTCTGCTATTTTTGACCAGGGATGGTTTGGTTTCTTCTGTGGCACTCCACGTAAGAGCTGGCCAGATGTCCACCCACTTGAAATCAGAGACTGTTGCTTATGGTCAGGCCACTGCAGACAGCAGTAACTGAAGATAAGGAACATACTTTCATATtgtctccttcttcttcccactCCCACCTCCTTTTATGGCAAAGTTTTAgtgtccccaggctgccaaATGCTTGTCTGAAAAGTCCAAGATGATTCCTCCTACCTTGTCATAAGGCACTGattattatttcattgtttCATTCGCAAATCacatgaggaaagaaaaaactcaaTGGTCCTTTATTCCTTCCGGAATAAAAAAGAGCAACAAAGCAGCAGTTGAAGCTGGATTTCCAGTAGGACACAGCACAGATGAGCAGCACTCGAACTAATGTGATTTGAGATAAAAGCAGAGGTTATTCCATGTGTCCTGAGTATCTGCCCTCCCACTGTGCCAATGGAGCTCTTGTCCCCACAGCCAGGGGAACCTGGACCTGAAGCCCAggctgccaggggctgcttTAGGTCTCTCCAGACCCCACTGAGGGCTTTGCAAGTGACTATAACAAAACCTGAAACACCCAGTGCCAGAGGGAACATCAAGGAGATGCCTTTGATGAGCAGTTTGATGGCAAACATACAGCAGAAAATTGATTTTCAAGATGCTGAAGCAATCCAGCTTCCCCTGGTAAGACCTTGCAGATGTCCAAGCCTTCCCCTGAGCTCTCTGGAATtgctcctccagctcagcagcccATAAATACAGAGGGATGTTTGCTGCCATGGCCAGGCATTGCTCTGTGGTGTGGTGACCACAGGGAGAACTATGAGAGGAGGAATTTGGCATATGGTGACTCTGCCAGAGGAAAGATGCTCAAGGTCAAAGATTTTTCAATGCTACAGTAAAGATAGTGTGAGCATTTCAGAGCAAGGAGGGAACACATCTctctggggaaaacaaaacaacaacaaaacaaaacaaaggggaaaaaaacccaacccagcaatcaaaaaaaaaacccaaaacccaaaaaaacctaaacaaaaacGAAAAATTTAGGATGGAAGAACTTCTCAAGGACTTTTGTacaacctcctgctcaaagcaggacTAACTCCAGTGTCAGATAAAGTTGCTCAGAGCTTTGTCAAACTGAGTTCTTAACCTTTCCAGAAGTGGGAATTCTGCATCTCTGAGTCACCTCTCCTGAGCTGTATCCCTGCCTGGATTCCTCATGGCATCAGTGGAACCACTGCTTGAGGGTCACAAAATCTGCCCAGCATGAAACAAAGAAGTGGATGATGGAGGGAAAGATTGTAGAGTGTTAATTTCTCGGTaagttttgggttgggttttttttgagtgtttggATCTCAGCTGTCTTTGctatgtttatttattttccccaaatCACCATGCTGTTGAGGTACTGCTTACTTGACCTACAGCCATGGTTGGCTGCCTCTGTGGCACAGCTTGGACACCAAAACATCATTATTGCTTTACAAACTTTTTATAAAGACAACAACTGCCACGGTGCAACAAGGTGGCTTGAAATGTCTGTCCAGAGTAAATTTAAATCTACTTATTGCATGGATGTTTAAAGACGTAGACAGGGAATGCAGAAGGATTTTGATCAGTGAAGAGAAATACCATAAATGACTGCAATAGTGAGAGAAGGATTGTAGGTTACACAAAAGGAGTTTTGTAGTTGTGTCAGCGTAACACAACCAGTGGTGCAGACTGTGgaaataaatctaaaatttcaaaaaaacagatgcccttggcatttttttttaacttgctaaAAGTAGataaatagaatttaaaagatGGTGGCATCATTAGGAGCAGGAAAAGCACAGGTGATCCCAATCAGTCACACAGATTTTCAGATGTCACTGCAAATTAATCATGGATTTtcctctattaaaaaaatgtaccaTCTCACTGAGACATgatcttttttctcctcacaaGACCATTAAAGATAGGTTAACAATGTGTGGGTTCCTTTGCAGGTTTTCTGGGATCATGGAGATatcaaattaataatttctaaaaCTCTTGGGTGGAAGGAGCCCAGTCTGGTGTCTGACCAATGATTTCCAAGACAGCAAGAAAACGGCAGTGAGAATATGTGAAGAATGGATCCAAAGTGGCAGCTGAAAGCACTCATGTTCTTTGTGAAAGAAACCAACCTATTTGCAAGCTCAAGGAGAATGAGAACTAATAATTACTTCCAGCCAACTGTCCTCTGATACAAGAGATGCATGTAGCATACTTTTCTGTATTAAATCATCATCTGATCCTTTAGATTGGATAATAAAAGTTTTCAAACACTTATCCTCATCTGCCAAAATAGGTTTTATATTACAggtgatattttattttgacagtCAGGAGACCATGGGAATGTTGAGGCATGCCACCACAAgataattaaatgttttgaagCTATTTGAAGATGAGGATTATTCAATTGTCATTTTCAAGTTCTTTGAGGTTGATGAAGGTACAGA is a genomic window of Heliangelus exortis chromosome 29, bHelExo1.hap1, whole genome shotgun sequence containing:
- the WNT9B gene encoding protein Wnt-9b — its product is MIPEVLPNPGDSVILCMIFHNSSLLLLPFSLTGKEALTHFPSLGPSSSAAQGKVHVKQCDLLKLSRKQKRLCRREPGLAETLRDAVRLGVMECQYQFRSERWNCSLEGRTSLLKRGFKETAFLYAVSSAALTHSLARACSAGRMERCTCDDSPDLENRQAWQWGVCGDNLKYSTKFLKKFLGQKRIGKDLRAKVDIHNTNVGIKAVKNGLKTTCKCHGVSGSCAVRTCWKQLSPFHEIGRVLKLRYDDAVKVFSSSNDAVGHSELSAPQSHSHSPRHPPVPRSTDLVYVEDSPSFCRPSKYSLGTAGRICSREGNCDSMCCGRGYNTQSRMVTFSCHCQVQWCCYVECQQCMQEEVVYSCKQ